The following are encoded in a window of Magnetococcales bacterium genomic DNA:
- a CDS encoding ferritin family protein has protein sequence MEKAVRLFKTAILNEIKASAYYAQAAEVTTNDVSRMLLLELANQEDDHARNLIAKTRGTPLGQKFDAEAYLKELEKDPDGSLGAKENQALAKADPRTILEMAMNMEADARDNLRDMAETVTDPTLRKYCLDLAVEEQSHFNSLERTLNSLDMADEDRSAL, from the coding sequence ATGGAAAAGGCCGTCAGGCTGTTCAAGACAGCAATACTGAACGAAATCAAGGCTTCAGCCTATTATGCCCAGGCCGCTGAAGTGACTACCAATGATGTGTCGCGCATGCTCCTCTTGGAGTTGGCCAACCAGGAAGATGACCATGCCCGCAATCTGATCGCCAAGACCCGGGGAACCCCCCTGGGCCAGAAGTTCGATGCCGAGGCTTACCTGAAAGAGTTGGAAAAAGACCCGGACGGTTCCCTGGGTGCCAAGGAAAACCAGGCGTTGGCCAAAGCCGATCCCCGCACCATCCTGGAAATGGCCATGAACATGGAGGCTGACGCCCGCGACAATCTGCGCGACATGGCCGAAACTGTCACCGATCCCACCCTGCGCAAATATTGCCTGGATCTGGCTGTCGAAGAACAATCCCACTTCAACTCCCTGGAGAGGACCCTCAACTCCCTCGACATGGCCGATGAGGATCGTTCCGCCCTGTGA
- a CDS encoding glycosyltransferase: MKFPEKILLLYGYHRGTTASSLDKALRKRVAVFSVGPGHVATETSFGCEETTSIQEILANLASLESPFVPEVVCVIESGVRFFPEGLEESPLPCWYYALDPHFNLHWQIEYAKLFNVVFVSFQQYLKSFLKTGHAGIHWLPHGFDADHYRDFGTPRDIDIAFVGDMNPETRPLRVKHLNALREAGFQTLFTEGIWNEEVARLYSRAKLVFNDNDTQVLNPRNFEGSACGAVVLANPAISLEEFFTPGQNILIYHDTGELLRFCREMKRHPDRWQEISRQAKRVAAVNSWDVRVERMMAIVAGLATEKQVVFTQPDRIKAHAFVYFHREMPGQTITLLERLQQDGFRDLEIFLIKALAYMSRDYYDHAARELHALLELTPPPDPNYLQQISDVLIGTFERTRHVPGALRTALALPKPSFSQQQRLARILAEARADIPRAVADKLGIAPSRRDTD; encoded by the coding sequence ATGAAATTCCCGGAAAAAATTCTCCTGTTGTACGGATATCACCGGGGCACCACAGCCAGCTCCCTGGACAAGGCCCTGCGGAAGCGGGTTGCTGTCTTTTCCGTGGGGCCGGGACATGTCGCCACCGAAACCAGTTTTGGCTGCGAAGAGACCACATCCATCCAGGAAATCCTCGCCAATCTGGCATCCCTGGAAAGTCCCTTTGTGCCCGAGGTGGTATGCGTCATCGAGTCCGGCGTCAGATTTTTTCCCGAAGGGCTGGAGGAATCCCCGCTGCCGTGCTGGTACTACGCCCTTGATCCCCATTTCAATCTCCACTGGCAGATCGAGTATGCCAAGCTCTTCAATGTCGTTTTTGTCTCCTTTCAACAATATTTGAAAAGCTTTCTCAAGACGGGACATGCAGGGATCCATTGGTTGCCCCATGGCTTCGATGCCGACCACTATCGTGACTTTGGTACGCCACGCGACATTGATATTGCTTTCGTGGGGGACATGAATCCAGAGACACGTCCCCTCAGGGTCAAACATTTGAATGCCTTGCGGGAAGCAGGCTTCCAGACGCTCTTTACAGAGGGAATCTGGAATGAAGAAGTGGCTCGTCTCTATTCCCGCGCCAAACTTGTTTTCAACGACAACGATACCCAGGTTCTCAACCCACGCAATTTCGAAGGATCGGCCTGTGGGGCTGTGGTCCTGGCCAATCCCGCCATCTCCCTGGAAGAGTTTTTTACCCCGGGCCAGAATATCCTGATTTATCATGATACCGGTGAACTCCTGCGTTTCTGTCGGGAAATGAAACGCCATCCGGATCGCTGGCAGGAAATTTCCCGGCAGGCCAAACGGGTCGCAGCGGTCAACAGTTGGGATGTGCGTGTTGAACGCATGATGGCCATTGTGGCCGGCCTGGCGACTGAAAAACAGGTGGTTTTTACACAACCGGATCGCATCAAGGCCCATGCCTTTGTCTATTTTCATCGCGAAATGCCGGGACAGACCATCACCTTGTTGGAGCGCCTGCAACAAGACGGTTTTCGGGATTTGGAAATTTTCCTCATCAAGGCCCTGGCCTATATGTCCCGCGATTATTACGATCATGCCGCCAGGGAGCTGCACGCCCTGCTGGAGTTGACCCCACCCCCGGATCCCAACTATCTCCAGCAGATCAGCGACGTGTTGATCGGTACCTTCGAACGTACCCGGCATGTGCCGGGTGCCCTGCGCACCGCCCTTGCCTTGCCAAAACCCAGTTTTTCTCAACAACAGCGATTGGCCAGAATTCTTGCCGAGGCCCGGGCCGACATTCCCCGTGCGGTAGCTGACAAGTTGGGCATCGCTCCCAGCCGCCGTGATACGGATTGA